Proteins encoded in a region of the Amyelois transitella isolate CPQ chromosome 9, ilAmyTran1.1, whole genome shotgun sequence genome:
- the LOC132902090 gene encoding uncharacterized protein LOC132902090, whose product MASKKTIIPQEGTDSQGVGESLPTPSGVGCPTVSGGGTYRQRDASPSQLSTRSTSRGSLILAPTSDEDNDSLPEVIMTEDNKNDGGSVPRKRKALEGSALRSRGPKINTATRGRHAGRRTQTSPPKPASSIVDEQLDVVRTSVGNVLEEAGKSGNLKGTVWRSMKDACQHILDAADKIEMHQEESAAVRILTADNRRMREQLAQLEQETRALRKAYAEKSTGPSTSGPVTMAEIKDVLKEFEVSIERNLFLKIGEMVTTRLNEAEKRGILAPEPILRPPLAADRKKQKAEDLDGREGNTGSTLMPPARPGPVPQTRAKAKAKTKARPREPTPGPSRIPPTEASPNPGGTEVWTTVARKKKGKRKGKGKPTQAPKAAAKPPPRKAFTPPKSAAVVVTLKPESDMDYKSIMAKVTTIKLPSIGVDHVSVRRSATGARIIEVPGADSGAAADALAEKVRELIGNEAEISRPYKTAQVKVSGFDEAVTLEALREAAAAAGKCPPGQIKVGAIRMAPDQTGAAILTCPVAAANSLIELGRLLVGWSAAKVKGLEALPMRCFRCMGMGHTRALCPSPVDRSSMCHRCGKTGHTTGECQVKEPWCAVCHAAKLPPGHVMGGKACNPPRIRGKSALATTEASEGRAMEH is encoded by the coding sequence ATGGCGTCTAAGAAAACGATCATACCCCAGGAGGGTACCGACTCCCAAGGAGTCGGAGAATCCCTCCCCACGCCTTCGGGCGTGGGCTGCCCCACCGTATCTGGGGGGGGCACTTACCGCCAGAGGGACGCAAGTCCCTCCCAACTGTCGACACGGTCGACAAGCCGAGGGTCACTGATCCTCGCACCGACATCCGACGAGGACAACGATAGCCTTCCGGAGGTCATCATGACGGAGGATAACAAGAACGACGGGGGCAGTGTTCCCCGTAAACGGAAGGCACTGGAGGGGTCTGCACTAAGATCGCGAGGCCCCAAAATTAACACAGCTACGAGGGGCCGTCACGCTGGTCGGCGCACACAGACATCGCCACCCAAGCCCGCCAGCAGCATCGTTGACGAACAACTTGACGTTGTACGGACGTCTGTTGGAAATGTACTGGAGGAAGCCGGTAAATCCGGCAACCTCAAAGGCACAGTGTGGCGATCCATGAAGGATGCCTGTCAGCACATCTTAGATGCAGctgataaaatagaaatgcaCCAGGAGGAGTCGGCAGCAGTCAGAATTCTGACTGCTGACAACAGAAGGATGCGGGAGCAATTGGCGCAGCTGGAGCAGGAGACGAGGGCTCTTCGGAAGGCCTATGCCGAAAAATCTACCGGGCCGTCCACCTCAGGACCAGTCACAATGGCGGAAATCAAGGACGTCCTCAAAGAGTTTGAGGTGTCCATTGAGAGGAACCTGTTCCTCAAAATAGGAGAAATGGTGACGACCCGGTTGAATGAAGCCGAAAAGAGGGGCATACTCGCCCCAGAACCAATTCTGCGCCCGCCACTGGCGGCTgacagaaaaaaacaaaaagctgAAGATCTAGACGGCAGGGAGGGCAACACAGGGTCAACCCTCATGCCACCTGCAAGACCCGGACCGGTGCCGCAAACCAGGGCCAAGGCCAAGGCCAAAACCAAAGCTCGGCCACGTGAGCCAACGCCAGGCCCCTCCCGAATACCTCCCACTGAGGCGTCCCCGAACCCTGGAGGCACGGAGGTGTGGACAACGGTAGCCAGAAAGAAAAAAGGGAAAAGAAAAGGGAAGGGGAAACCAACCCAAGCCCCCAAAGCGGCAGCAAAACCGCCACCAAGGAAGGCGTTCACCCCACCGAAGTCAGCAGCGGTGGTGGTGACCCTGAAGCCGGAGTCCGATATGGACTATAAATCGATAATGGCCAAGGTCACCACCATCAAACTACCGTCCATTGGGGTGGACCATGTTTCGGTGCGCAGGAGTGCTACGGGGGCTCGGATAATAGAGGTTCCTGGAGCAGACAGCGGGGCCGCAGCGGACGCTCTTGCTGAGAAGGTCCGGGAATTGATAGGCAACGAAGCGGAGATATCTCGGCCGTATAAAACGGCACAAGTCAAGGTCTCCGGCTTCGATGAGGCAGTGACTCTGGAGGCCCTCAGAGAAGCTGCAGCTGCAGCTGGGAAATGCCCACCGGGGCAAATTAAGGTTGGCGCTATCCGTATGGCGCCAGACCAGACTGGGGCAGCCATTTTAACCTGCCCTGTGGCGGCTGCCAACTCTCTCATAGAGCTCGGACGCCTCCTGGTCGGATGGTCGGCCGCCAAAGTCAAAGGGCTTGAAGCCCTGCCCATGCGATGCTTCCGCTGCATGGGCATGGGCCACACTAGGGCCCTCTGTCCATCCCCGGTGGACAGATCATCGATGTGCCACCGCTGCGGCAAAACGGGCCACACCACTGGTGAATGCCAGGTCAAAGAGCCATGGTGTGCAGTGTGCCATGCCGCTAAACTGCCGCCAGGACATGTCATGGGGGGGAAAGCCTGCAACCCCCCTCGCATAAGAGGCAAATCGGCCCTGGCAACGACCGAGGCCTCGGAGGGCCGCGCCATGGAGCACTGA
- the LOC106130262 gene encoding uncharacterized protein LOC106130262, protein MSSTRCAAALVARSIPVWLSVTRQSLLCAGFNTSAISAVRSRFASSATSHHLKRAARMYIAEERGSAYSPDYRVYFKDESGPISPLHDIPLWADRDQRLVNMVVEVPRWTNAKMEISLSEPLNPIKQDVKKGALRFVSNVFPHHGYIWNYGALPQTWENPRHVDPGTQARGDNDPIDVIEIGQRVAARGDVVAVKVLGALALIDEGETDWKLVAVDARDPAAAALRGVADVERLFPGLLRATVEWFRLYKVPDGKPVNQFAFDGEAKDKEFAYKVIDEVHEFWRALASGEVTDAADICKTNVSLQWSPSRVERAEAGALLAGAAPRGLPRAPPPHVDKWHFVSNI, encoded by the exons ATGTCATCAACACGTTGCGCGGCCGCTTTGGTGGCTCGATCAATTCCGGTTTGGTTATCGGTGACGAGGCAATCACTGCTGTGTGCCGGATTCAACACCAGTGCTATAAGTGCAGTCCGCAGTAGATTCGCTTCCTCGGCTACTTCGCATCACCTCAAAAGAGCAGCCAGAATGTACATCGCGGAAGAGAGAGGATCGGCTTACTCGCCAGATTATCGGGTCTATTTca AGGACGAGAGCGGCCCCATATCGCCCCTGCACGACATCCCGCTGTGGGCGGACCGCGACCAGCGGCTCGTCAACATGGTGGTGGAAGTCCCGCGCTGGACCAACGCCAAGATGGAGATCAGCCTCAGCGAGCCGCTCAACCCCATCAAGCAGGACGTGAAGAAGGGCGCGCTGCGCTTCGTCAGCAACGTGTTCCCGCACCACGGCTACATCTGGAACTACGGCGCGCTGCCGCAGACGTGGGAGAACCCGCGCCACGTGGACCCCGGCACGCAGGCCCGCGGGGACAACGACCCCATCGACGTGATCGAGATCGGGCAGCGCGTGGCGGCTCGCGGGGACGTGGTCGCCGTCAAGGTGCTGGGCGCGCTGGCGCTGATCGACGAGGGCGAGACGGACTGGAAGCTGGTGGCCGTGGACGCGCGCGAcccggcggcggcggcgctgcGCGGCGTGGCGGACGTGGAGCGGCTGTTCCCGGGGCTGCTGCGCGCCACCGTGGAGTGGTTCCGCCTCTACAAGGTGCCCGACGGGAAGCCCGTCAACCAGTTCGCCTTCGACGGGGAGGCCAAGGACAAAGAGTTCGCCTACAAAGTCATTGACGAA GTGCACGAGTTCTGGCGCGCGCTGGCGAGCGGCGAGGTCACAGACGCTGCGGATATCTGCAA GACCAACGTGTCGCTGCAGTGGTCGCCGAGCCGCGTGGAGCGCGCGGAGGCGGGCGCGCTGctggcgggcgcggcgccgcGCGGGCtgccgcgcgcgccgccgccgcacg TGGACAAATGGCACTTCGTGTCGAACATCTAA